From the genome of Notolabrus celidotus isolate fNotCel1 unplaced genomic scaffold, fNotCel1.pri scaffold_127_arrow_ctg1, whole genome shotgun sequence, one region includes:
- the LOC117808580 gene encoding hepatic leukemia factor-like: protein MMTSERSNRRTVLNAAPPVPDFTDGGVKEFIQTIMGPHGINRAIQRLEFCDCKKGLGVKIIGGYRELTGEEFGIYIKRVIVGGLAALDGRLKSGDLILDVNNISLIGVTNERSHQRFPLFPSGLPSSRNTPSPPIDPDSIHVPVGYEPDPADLALSSVPGQEMFDPRKRKFSAEELKPQPMIKKARKVFIPEDLKDDKYWARRRKNNMAAKRSRDARRLKENQIAIRANFLEKENSALRHEVADLRKELGRTKNVLAKYESRHGPL from the exons ATGATGACATCAGAGCGTTCGAACAGACGAACCGTCCTGAACGCAGCTCCACCTGTGCCGGATTTCACTGACGGAGGTGTGAAGGAGTTCATCCA GACGATCATGGGCCCACACGGCATCAACCGAGCCATACAGAGGTTGGAGTTCTGCGACTGCAAGAAGGGGCTGG gtgTGAAGATCATCGGGGGCTACCGCGAGCTGACGGGCGAGGAGTTCGGGATCTACATCAAGCGGGTGATTGTTGGCGGGCTGGCAGCTCTGGACG GTCGGCTTAAGTCAGGTGACCTGATTCTGGATGTCAATAACATCAGTCTGATCGGGGTGACCAATGAGAG ATCTCACCAACGTTTCCCTCTTTTCCCCTCAGGCCTCCCGAGCTCCAGAAACACCCCCAGCCCCCCCATCGACCCGGACTCCATCCACGTCCCCGTCGGATACGAGCCGGACCCGGCGGACCTGGCTCTGTCCAGCGTCCCGGGTCAGGAGATGTTCGATCCCCGAAAACGCAAGTTCTCCGCCGAGGAGCTGAAACCGCAACCGATGATCAAGAAAGCTCGTAAGGTGTTCATCCCCGAGGACCTGAAG GACGACAAATACTGGGCCCGGCGCAGGAAGAACAACATGGCGGCGAAACGTTCCCGGGACGCGCGGCGGCTCAAAGAGAACCAGATCGCCATCAGAGCCAACTTCCTGGAGAAGGAGAACTCGGCTCTGAGGCACGAGGTGGCCGACCTGAGGAAAGAGCTCGGACGCACGAAGAACGTCCTCGCCAAGTACGAGTCACGGCACGGGCCGctgtga